From the Porphyrobacter sp. CACIAM 03H1 genome, the window GAGCGCGAAGGCACGCGCCGCATCCTCGTGGTCGATGCCGCACGCAGCGATGCCGGCGGCAGCGTGCTTGTCGCGACCGACGGCACCAAGCCGCTGGGTCCGGTGCGGGCGCGCATCGATTTCGACGCCAACGGCCTCATCTCCCCGCGCGACCGGGTCGATCTCAGCATTTCGGCGACCCCGTTCGATCCCGAGGAGCTGGCCTTCTTCAGCGCGCGCTACACCGTGATCGTGAACGATGCCGGCACGAGCGTGGGTGCCTTCGGCTCGTGGTCGCGCACCGAACCGGGCGCTTATCTGGCGGGCCGCGGCCTGCTGGGCGAGGCGTGGCAGGCAGGGCTGCGCCTGCGTCACCCGCTGATGCGCGGCTCGGCCCACAGCCTGTGGCTCGAAGCGAGCGGCGAGGTGCAGGACCTGCGCCAGGACGCCTTCGGGCAGCTTGCCCGCCACGACCGCATCGCGCTCGCGCGGCTCGGCTTCTACGGCTACGGCCCGCTCGCCGGGGGCAGCCTGCAAGGGCGCGCGACGGTCAGCCAGGGACTTCCGGTGCTCGGCGCGACCGGGACGAGCGATCCGCTCGCCTCGCGCTTCGATGCCGCGCCCGATTTCACGACCCTGACATGGTGGCTCAACTGGCGGCGCGGGATCGTGCCGCGGGTCAGCCTCTCGCTCGCCGCCACGGGACAATTTTCGAGCGCGCCGCTGCTGATCGGGGAGAGCTTCGTGCTCGGCGGCACCCAGTTCCTGCGCGGCTACGACTTCGCGCAGCGGGTCGGCGACCAGGGCGTCGCCGGTTCGGCGGAGCTGCGTTACGACTGGCCCCGCGCCCTGGGCGGCGTGCGGCACCTGCAGCTCTATGCCTTTGCCGACGGGGGGACGGTCTCGAACCTTGGGGGCGGTCTGGGCGGCGGCACCCTCGCCTCGAGCGGGGCGGGGCTGCGCACCGACATCACTCGCGATCTCGACCTCGATTTCGAGGTGGCCGTGCCGCTCACCGAGGAGCGTTACGACACCGGCGACAATTCGCCGCGCCTCAACCTCAGGATCGTGCAGTCGTTCTGAACCGGGCAGATGGCCCCGCCCTTCAGGCCTTGTGCTTGTCGAGCTCGTCGCCCGTCAGGGTCACGACATGGAGCAGGTTGGTTGCCCCCGGGGTCCCGAAGGGCACGCCCGCGAGCACGATCAGCTTTGCCCCGGCCGCAGCGAACTTGTGGCGCAGCGCCATGCGCTTGCCCTTGCCGATCATCTCCTCGAAGCTGCCGATGTCCTTGGTCGCGACGGCGTGCGCGCCCCACAGCAGGGCAACGCGGCGCGCGGTGCGGGTCGAGGGGGTGAGCACCAGCATCGGCGTCGCGGGCCGCTCCCGCGCCACCCGCCGCGCGGTCGAGCCGCTGGTGGTGAAGACGGTGATCGCGCTGATTGGCACCGTGTCGGCGATGGTCATGCAGGCATGGGCGAGCGCATCCGAGGTCGTCGCATCGGGCGGCGTGTCGAGGAAGCGCACGCGGGCCTTGTAGCCCTCGTCGCGCTCCACCTGCACCGCGATCCGGTCCATCATCGCGACCGATTCCTCGGGCCACTGCCCGGCCGCGCTTTCGGCCGAGAGCATCACCGCATCGGCCCCGTCATATACCGCGTTCGCCACGTCGGAGACCTCGGCCCGCGTCGGCGAGGGGCTCTCGATCATGCTTTCGAGCATCTGCGTCGCCACGATCACCGGCTTGCCCGCCCGGCGCGCGGTGTTGACGATCATCTTCTGGAGCGGCGGCACCTCGTAGGGTTCGAGCTCGACGCCCAGATCGCCGCGCGCGACCATGATGCCGTCGGCCATCTCGATGATCGCATCGAGCCGGTCGACCGCCTTGGGCTTCTCGATCTTGGCGCAGATCGCGGTGCCGTGGGTGCCGATGAGCTTTCGCGCCTCGGCGATGTCCTCGGGGCGCTGCACGAAGGAGAGCGCGATCCAGTCCGCCCCCTGCTCGGTGGCGAAGGCAAGGTCGCGGCGGTCCTTCTCGGTCAGCGCCGGGATCGGCACCTCGGCATCGGGGACGTTGACGCCCTTGCGGTCGGAGATCACCCCGCCGACTTCGGCGCTGCACAGGATGCGGCTGTCATCGGCCTCGAGCACCTTGAGGCGGATCTTGCCGTCGTTGATCAGCAGGCGCTGGCCGCGTTCCATGATGCCGAACAGCTCGGGATGCGGCAGGCACACGCGGCTCTCGTCGCCCGGGGTCTCGTCGCGGTCGAGCACGAAGTGGCCCGAATGGCGGATCACCGCCTGCCCGTCCTTGAAGGTGCCGACGCGCAGCTTGGGCCCCTGAAGGTCGGCGAGGATCGCGATCGGGCGCGCGAACTGCTTTTCCAGCGCGCGGATCGCGGCCACCACGGGTTCGTGATCGGCGTGGCTGCCGTGGCTCATGTTGAGGCGGAAGGCATCCGCCCCGGCGCGCACCAGCCGTTCCAGCATCTCGGGCGAGCGGCTCGCCGGGCCGATGGTGGCGAGAATCTTGACCTTGCGGCCGCGCGGGTCGATCCGTCGTGACATTATTGGCTATCCCTCTTGGGGAGAGCCTATGGCACAGGCGCATTTCAACTCAAGGAAAAGCCGCGATGAATAGCAATGCCGATCCGCTCGACGCGCTCGATGACGCCCAGGCCGCCGCCGCCTTCCGCCGGCTGGTGCGCCACCTGAGGCACCGCCACGATGCGCAGAACATCGACCTGATGGGGCTCGCCGGCTTCTGCCGCAACTGCCTTGCCGACTGGATCCGCGATGCGGGCTATCCCGGCGACAAGGAGCAGGCGCGCGAGGTGATCCACGGGATGCCGAGCCCGGAATGGAAAGCGACCCGCCAGTCCCCCGCGACCGAGGAACAGCTCGCCCGGATGGAGGCCAGCATGGCCAAGAACGCACAGGAATAATTTTCCGCAGCGGTTCAATCGCCCGGGGCGGCTGGCTATCGGGTCCCACCAACCGATTCTCGTTTTTTGATGGAGACATTCCCATGGCCGACGCCACCGACGACCGCCTGCGCCTGCTGATCGAGCGCATCGAACGGCTAGAGGAAGAGAAGAAGGGCATCGCCGACGACATCCGCGACGTCTACATGGAGGCCAAGGCCGTCGGCTACGATCCCAAGATCATGCGCCAGATCGTGCGCCTCAGGAAGATGAAGCCCGACGATCGCAGCGAGCAGGACATGCTGCTCGAGACCTACAAGACCGCGCTCGGGATGGCGTGATCCGCCGCGCGCGCGGCGGAGCGTCATTGCAACGTCATCTCGCTGTGTTATGACGTTAACACAGCACTGAGAGGAGAGACGGCATGGCATCCCCCTGGAAAGACGCGCGCAGCGTGATCGTCAGCACCACCCCGACGCTCGAGGGGCACCCGATCCAGGAATACATGGGCATCGTCACCGGCGAGGTGATCGTCGGTGCGAACCTGTTCCGCGACCTGTTCGCCAATATCCGCGACATCGTCGGCGGGCGCTCGGGCTCGTACGAGCGGATCCTTGCCGATGCGCGCAACCAGGCGATCGAGGAACTGCAGTCCGAAGCCGCCGCGCGCGGCGCGAACGCGGTGGTCGGGATCGATCTCGATTACGAGGTGATCGGCGACACCGGCTCTATGCTGATGGTCAGCGCCAGCGGGACGGCGGTCAGGGTCTGAACGCAATGGCTGCGGTCCGTCGCCTCGCCCCCGGCGACGTCGCAGGCTTCCGGGCCATGAACGCCCTGTTCGCGGACGTGTTCGAGGACCCGGAGAGCTATGCCGCCGCCCTTCCCTCCGATAGGTGGGCGGCGGACTGGCTCGCCAATCCCGACCACATCGCGCTGATGGCCGAGGCAGACGGCGGGCCGGTCGGCGCGCTCGCCGCCTATGTCCTGCCCAAGTTCGAACAGGCCCGCAGCGAGATCTACATCTACGACCTCGCCGTGCTGGAGGCGGTGCGGCGGCAGGGCGTCGCCACCGCCCTGATCGACGCCCTGCGCGCCATCGCCCGCGACATCGGCGCATGGACGATCTTCGTGCAGGCCGACATCGTCCCCGAGGACGAACCGGCGCGCAGGCTCTACCGCAAGCTCGCCTCGGAGGAGATCACAGCGCTCCATTTCGACATCGCGCCGTGAGGGGGGGGGCTCGCCCTCACCAGCGGTAATCGAGCACCAGCGCGACGACGTTGAAGGCGCTGTGATGGGCCACCGCCGCCGTCAGACCCAGCCGGGTGCGGGTATAGGCGAGCAGCAGTCCGCCGATGGTCTGGGGCATCACCACCAGCACGCCCAGGGGATGGTTCAGCGGCTCGTAATTGCCAAGGTGGATGAGCCCGAACAGCAGGGTCGATCCCCACACCAACTTGCCGAAGTGCCTGATGAACCACGCAGGCACCTCGCGGTCGCGGTGGCGGGTGCGGCTCCAGTGGACGAGGCCCGCGATCACCGCCCCCACCCCCGCCAGTGCCAGAGCCGTCGCCGCGCCGGGGCCTGCGAACAGGCTCGCCATGAACAGCGCCAGCGCGGCAAGTCCGTAGAGCGCGAAATGCAGCGCGGCGAGCCGTCCGCTAAGCCAGCCGCGGAACAGCAGCTCCTCCAGCAGCGGAGCGAGCAGCAGCGAGAGGAAGGCGTCCTCGGCAAGCGTGATGTCTTCCTCGATGGGCTCGGGCAGGATGGGCACGAGCCTGTCCAGCCCCTCGGCCATGCCCATCGCCAGCAGCCCCAGCGCCAGATCGAGCACGAGGAGCGCCAGCAATGCGAGCGCCGCCGCCGGCCCCCACGCCATCGGCTGCGCGACGAAGGTCGGGCGCAGCGCGAAGCGGCCGGCATCGGCGATCCGTGCGCGAAAGGTCATCGCGCCCGCCCTTGCATCGGCCGCGCCTGCCGGAGTAAGGCCCGCACTCACATCCCCATCAATCCGGTGAAGTTCGTCCAATGGCAGGCCATTCCAAGTTCAAGAACATCATGCACCGCAAGGGTGCACAGGACAAGAAACGCGCGGCGATGTTCTCCAAGCTCTCGCGCGAGATCACGGTGGCGGCCAAGATGGGCATGCCCGATCCCGACATGAACCCGCGCCTGCGTCTCGCGGTCAATGCCGCCAAGGCGCAGTCGATGCCCAAGGACAACATCCAGCGCGCCATCGACAAGGCCAGCCAGGCGGGCGGCGAGGACTATATCGAGATGCGCTACGAGGGCTACGGGCCCGGCGGCGTCGCGCTGATCGTCGAAGCGCTGACCGACAACCGCAACCGCACCGCCACCAATGTCCGCACCGCCTTCAGCAAGAACGGCGGCAACCTCGGCAGCGAAGGCTCGGTGAGCCACGGCTTCGAGCGGCGCGGGCTGATCGAATACAAGGCCGAGGTGGGCGACGAGGAGAAGGTTCTCGAAGCCGCGATCGAGGCGGGCGCCGACGACGTCGAAAGCTCCGAGGACGGCCACACCATCTGGACCGCCGCCGATGCGCTCCACGGCGTTGCGGGTGAACTCGAAAAGGTGCTCGGCCCGGCCGACAACGTGAAACTGGCGTGGAAGCCGGTGCTCAGCGTCGAGGTCAACGAGGAAGTCGCGGGCACGCTGATGAAGCTGATCGACACGCTCGACGACGATGACGACGTGCAGACCGTCTGGGGCAATTACGAGATCCCCGACGAGGTGATGGAGAAGCTGGGCTGAAACGCTGGGAATGGCTGCTGGCGATTGCTCTCGGCAGCGCCTTCCTGCTCGCCGCCGTCTGGCGCATCGGCCTGACGATCGGGCTGTGAGCGCAAGGTGCTGATCCTCGGGCTCGACCCGTCGCTGTCCTCGACCGGCTGGGGGGTGATCCGCGCCGAGGGCGCGCGCATCGTCCATGTCGCCAACGGGCAGGTGAAGACCGATCCTGCCGCGCCCATGCCTGAGCGGCTGGCGGCGCTTGCAGCAGGGCTGGCCGCGGTGATCGCCGAACATCGCCCGGCCCGCGCAGCCGCCGAGGAGATCTTCGTCAACAAGAACCCCCAGTCGACCCTCAAGCTCGCGCAGGCGCGCGGCGCGGTGCTGGCGGCCTGCGGGGCGGCGGGGCTGCCGGTCAACGAACACGCCGCGCGGCTGGTCAAGAAGGCGGTCACCGGCACCGGTGGGGCGGATAAGGCGCAGGTGGCCGCGATGGTCAAGGTGCTGCTCCCCGGCGTGCAGATCGCCGGAAGCGACGCGGCGGACGCGCTTGCGGTGGCGATTGCCGACGCGCATCTGGGTCCGCGAATGTGAAGGGAGAGAAGCGATGATCCACCTCTACGGCATCCCCAATTGCGACACGGTCAAGAAGGCCCGCACTTGGCTCGACGCGCAGGGCAAGGCCTACGCCTTCCACGATTACAAGAAGGAGGGCGCCGATCCGGCGAAGCTCGCCGCGTGGATTGCGGCCGCGGGGCTCGATGCGGTGGTGAACCGCAAGGGCACGACCTTCCGTGGGCTTTCCGAGGAGGACAAGGCGAAGGCCGCTGACAGTCACACGGCTGTCGCTTTGCTCGTCCAGCACCCGAGCGTCATCAAGCGGCCCATTGCTGAGCATGCGGGCGGCGTGCTGGTGGGGTTCAAGGAGGAAGAATGGTCCGCAGCCTTGCTCTGATCGCGGCGCTGGCCCTCGCCTTGCCCGACCCTGCCATCGCCGCTGATCGCCCGATCGTCATCGCCCATCGCGGCGCAAGCGGCGAGCGGCCCGAGCACACGCTGGTCGCCTACGAACGCGCGATCGATCAGGGCGCGGACTTCATCGAACCCGATCTCGTCGTGACCAAGGACCTCGTCCTCGTCGCGCGCCACGAGAACGAGCTGTCGAGCACCACCGATGTGGCCTCGCGCCGCGAGTTCGAGGACCGGCGACGCACCAAGACCATCGAGGGGCAGACACTGAGCGGCTGGTTCGCGGAGGACTTCACCCTCGCCGAATTGCGCACTCTGCGGGTGAAGGAGCGGGCGGCAGGAATCCGCCCCGCCAATGCCCGTTTCGACGGTTTCTACCAGATCCCCACCTTCGAGGAAGTCGTGAAACTCGCCCGCGCCAAGGGGGCCGAGACCGGGCGGGTCATCGGCCTCTATCCCGAACTCAAGCACCCCACCGTGCTGCTCGAGCAGGAGGGCATCGACAGCGTCGATCTGCTGGTGCGCGATCTCAGGCGCTTCGGGCTCGACAAGGCGGATGCCCCGGTTTTCGTGCAGGTGTTCGAGGTGCGCCCGCTCCAGCGCCTGAACAAGCTGGTCGACACGAGGCTGATCCTGTTGATCGGCCCGCAAGGCGGGCCCTATGACGAGCAGGGCCTGCGCTGGGCCGACATGATGACACCCACGGGGCTGGCGGAGGTGGCAACCTATGCCGACGGCATCGGGCCGTTCCTCGGCCATGTCGTCACGCCAGAGGGCACGACCACCACGCTTGTCGCCGATGCCCACAAGGCGGGGCTGAAGGTCCACCCCTGGACCCTGCGCAAGGAGAACGGCTTCCTTCCCGAAGCGCTGCGCAGCCCCGGCGGGCCGGCGGCGGAGGGCGACTGGCGCAGCCTGTTCCGCGCCGCCATCGCCAGCGGGGCGGACGGGTTCTTCACCGACAACGTGAAGGAGCTGGTGGGGCTGCTCGATGGGCGGTGAGGCCGGCTTCGCGCCGCGGGCGATCCGGCTCGGCGCGCGGGTCGTGCTGTGGCTTCACGCCGCGCTGTGGGCAGCCTTCGCGGTGGGGATGATCGTGCTGGCCGTCACGGATCAGGGCTCGCGCGAGAACGCGACCTTCCTTCAGGTCACGGCCGCCTCTGTGGTTGTGGCGCTGGGAAGCCTCGGTGCGGCCCTGCAGCGCCGGTGGGGTGCAGCGCTGGCGCTTGTCGGCGGGCTGGGCTTCATGCTCGCGTGGGTCGCCGGGAACAGCGGCCACGGCTACCGTCTGCCTGTCGCCGCGCTGCTCGGCCTGTTCGCGCTGGCTGCCTTGGCCGAGCGGCGCGAGAGGATCAGCCCGCCCGCGCGCTGAGGATGTAGTTGAGTGCCATGTCGTCCGAGAGGTGCAGCCCCTTGCCCGGCCGCCACGCGATGCCGCGCCTTGCCGTCACCGTGAGTCCGACCTCGGCAAGCAGCGCCTCGAGTTCCTCGGGCGTGATGAAATCGTCCCAGTGGTGCGTGCCCTTGGGCACATAGCCCACCGCCTCCGCCGCGCCGACCAGCAGCACCCTGCTGGCCGCGGTGCGGTTGGGGGTGGACATGACCAGCAGCCCGCCCGGTGCCAGCCGCGCCGCCACGTTCTTGAGGAACGCCGCCTTGTCGGCGACATGCTCGATCACCTCGACGCAGGTGACGAGATCGAAAGTGCCGATGTCGAGCCCTGCGACCTCGCCCGCCATGTAGCGGATGTCGAGCCCCATTCCTTCGGCATGGGCCGCTGCCACCGAAACATTCTCCGCCGACGCGTCCACACCGGTGACGGCGGCACCGAGCCGCGCGAGAGGCTCGCACAGCAGCCCCGCCCCACAGCCGATATCGAGCGCCGACTTGCCCGCCAGCGGCCGCGCCTCGCGCGCGGCACCCGGCCAATGCGCGTCGATCGCCTCACGGAGGAAGGCGAGGCGCACCGGGTTGACCTGATGGAGCGAGGCCATCGGCCCCTTGGGATTCCACCAGTCGCGCGCCAGCTTTGCGAAAAAATCCGCCTCTTCGGGGCGAATGGTAACATTCGAGATGTTTGCGTTTCCCATGAAGCCCTCCTAACAGCGCGCGCGGACACTCACCAGCGGGAGCAGGACCCCTTGGCACGGATCGTGATGAAATTCGGCGGCACCTCGATGGCCGGGACGGAGCGCATCCGCCGCGTCGCCAACATCGTGCGCGCGCAGGCCGCGCGCGGCGATCAGGTCGCGGTGGTCGTCAGCGCGATGGCGGGCGAGACCGACCGGCTGGTCAACTTCTGCCGCGAGGCCAACCCGCTTTACGACCCTGCGGAATATGACGTCGTGGTGGCGAGTGGCGAGCAGGTCACCAGCGGGCTGCTGGCGCTCACGCTGCAGGCGCTGGGCTGCAAGTCGCGCAGTTGGCTCGGCTGGCAATTGCCGATCCACACCATCGAGGCCCATGCCAAGGCGCGGGTCGAATCGATCGATGCAGACGCGCTGATCGCCTCGATGGAAGCGGGCGAGATCGCTGTGATCCCGGGCTTTCAGGGCCTTTCTGCTGATAACCGCGTCACCACGCTCGGGCGCGGCGGCTCGGACACCTCGGCGGTGGCGGTGGCCGCCGCGATCAAGGCGGACCGCTGCGACATCTACACCGACGTCGACGGCGTCTACACCACCGACCCGCGCATCGTCGCCAAGGCGAAGAAGCAGAAGGCGGTGACCTACGAGGAAATGCTCGAACTCGCCAGCGTCGGGGCCAAGGTGCTCCAGACCCGCTCGGTCGGCCTTGCCATGAAGGAAAAGGTGCGCGTGCAGGTGCTTTCGAGCTTCATCGGCGAGGGCGCGCCGCCCGCCGACGACCTGCCGGGGACGATGATCGTCTCCGAAGAGGAAATGGACGAATTGGTGGAGAAGGGTGAGATGGAACGCCAGCTTGTGACCGGGATCGCGCATGACAAGAACGAGGCCAAGGTGATCCTCACCCGCGTGCCCGACCGGCCCGGCGCGGTGGCCAACATCTTCGAGCCGCTCGCCGCGGCCTCCATCAATGTCGACATGATCATCCAGAACGTCGGGCGCGACAAGGGCGAGACGGACGTCACCTTCACCGTCCCGCAATCGGACCTCGCCCGCGCGCAGGCGCTGCTCGAGGATCGCCGCGACGCGATCGGGTTCAACCGCATCATCACCGACAGCAAGATCGCCAAGATCTCTGTCGTTGGCGTTGGCATGAAGAGCCACGCAGGCGTTGCCTCCTCGATGTTTCGTGCGCTCTCGGACCGCGGCATCAACATCCAGGCGATCTCGACCAGCGAGATCAAGATCAGCGTGATGATCGACGAGGACGAGACCGAACTCGCGGTGCGCGTGCTGCACACGGCCTACGGCCTCGACGCGGTTAGCTGATCGGTAGGCCGGTCTATCTCAGTTAACCAATTCAGGTGACATCGCCTTAACCTTTAGGGCCAGAGTGTGCGCGCGCCCAGTTACGGGCGCGGAGTCGCACAGCATGGCCATAAAGGCACACCTCGATCACCAACCCAGCCCGGACGAAGGCGGGCGAAGCGCCCCCCGGCGGGCGCTGCGGCTCGAAACCAGCGGCTTCGTCATGGGCGCGGGCGAAGCGAACGTCACGATCCACAACATCTCCTCGACAGGGCTGCTGCTCGAAAGCGGCCTCGACCTTGCCGTGGGCGAACAACTTGCGCTCAACCTGCCTGAGGCGGGCGGGGTCATCGCGACCGTGGTGTGGCAATCCGAGCGGCTCTACGGCTGCGCCTTCGCTGAGGCGATTGGCCCCGCGGCGCTGGCCGCCGCGCAGTTGCAGGGCTTCGCTCCGGGCGTGCCGACCCGCACGCTGAGCCCTGCGCCAGCCGCATCCGCACAGCCCTTCGCGAGCGGCGATGCGCTCGGCACCCGGCTCAACCGATTGCGGCGCGAGGCAGGCCTGACCCTTGCCGATGTCGCCGCCGCGCTCGGGGTCAGCAAGCCCACGGTCTGGGCCTGGGAGAAGGGTAAGGCCCGCCCTCTGCCCGAACGGCTCGACGCGATCGCCGCCGCGCTGGGAGTCGATCCCGCCCAACTGTCGCTCGGCCCCGCTTCGCGCGAGATCGACGCGGTGATCGAGGAGTGCCGCCATCGCATCGCCGAAGCTTGCGGCACCTCGCCGGCGGGTGTCCGGATCATGATAGAACTTTGATCCGCAGTGGTTCCCGCGCTTAGAAACCCCTACTTACTGCGCCCAATACGTATTGGAGGGACTGATCCGTTGGGAAAATATGGTAAACGGAACTCGGAGGCGATTCGTTTTTTAGTCAAGTAACTTCACAGAACTAACAATTGAATGCTTTGCATCCGGGAAACCAGGGGTAGTTTTCTTCTATTCGCGTTTCGTTAGTTACCAAGTAATTCTGACTAGGAGCGAGTTGGCGAATCTTTCGTTGGACCGCTGGGGCACTGTCGGCATGAAAATCGGGCTGAGTGACGTCGAAGGGCATGTACTGCACGGACTGTTGGAGGAGACCTCCGGCGATATCGTGATCAGGCTGGACCGACAGGGGTTCATCATCCACGCGTCCGCCAACATATCAGAGTTGGGCATCGATTGCTCCGCCGCGCTCCTGCTTCCCCACATTACCGACCTTGCGGAGCGCGACCATGCCCCCTTCCTTGGCGAACATGTTGCCGCCACCCTGGCCGGGCGCGGACAGACAGGGTGGATCGAGTTCCCGGTGATCGCCTGCCCCGAGCACGACACCTGCCGCGAGACGGGATGCCAGCGCTGGTACGCGCTCAGTCTCAAGCCGATGCTGGACGAGGCAGGGACGCCCGACGGGGCGCTGTGCCTGATGCGCTCGATCCAGCAGCTGCGCAGCCTGGAAGGCGAGCTTCACGCCCGCGCGATCACCGATCCGCTCACCGGCCTTGCCAACCGCCAGGCCTTCTGTGCCAGTCTGCGGCGCCATCTCGCCCACGGCGGCGGGCAGATGATCGCGGTCTTCGCGGTCGACGGGATGCGCGCGCTGCTGATGCGCTACGGCCAGCGCACCGCCGACGAGGTGGTGTGGGGCTTTGCCAAGTTTCTCGAAACGATGGCCCTGCCGGGGCACGAGCTTGCCCAGCTCGATGGAGAGCGGTTCGCGGTGCTGCTTCCGGAGATGACCTCGCGCGGGGCGCGCGAATGGGCCGAGGACGTGGTCGCGACCTTCGCGGGCCTCGCCGCCCCGGCCTCGGCCAAGGCGCCGCAGCTGACCGCGAGCGCGGGTCTGGCGCGGGTCGAATGTACCGTCGACTGGACGCTGCGCGAAGCCGAACTTGGGCTGGTGCTGGCGCGAGCGGGCGGCGGGCGGCAGGTGGCTGTGGCCGGGCACCGCCGGGCAGCGTAATCCCGATTGGACTCGCGGTGCGGCGCAGGTAAACCCGCCTCGATGAGCCACATTGCCACCATCCTGCTGCTCGGTTCGGGCGAGCTGGGCCGCGAATTCGTCATGTCCGCCAAGCGCCTCGGGGCGCGGGTGATCGCCTGCGATTCCTATGATGATGCCCCCGCGATGCAGGTGGCAGACGGCCGCGAGGTGTTCTCCATGCTCGACGGCGCGGCGCTGAGGGCGGCGGCGGAGAAGCACAGCCCCGACCTGATCGTCCCCGAGATCGAGGCGATCCGCACCGAGATACTCGCCGATCTGGAAGCCGAGGGCTTCACCATCGTCCCCTCGGCCCGCGCCGCGCAGCTGACCATGAACCGCGATGCGATCCGCGATCTGGCGGCGGGCGAATTGGGGCTGGTGACGTCGCAATACGACTATGCGGAAAGCTACGCCGAGGCGCAGGCCATCGCAGAACGCATCGGCTATCCGCTGGTAATGAAGCCGGTGATGTCCTCCTCGGGCAAGGGCCAGAGCAAGGTCGACACGCCCGAGGCGCTGGAAGCCGCGTGGCAATATGCGGTCGCCAACATGCGCGGCGACCGGGCCAGGGTGATTTGCGAGCAGTTCATCGCCTTCGACTACGAGATCACGCTGCTGACCGTGCGCCATGCAGGCGGCATCGCCTTCTGCCCTCCGATCGGCCACCGGCAGGAGCGCGGAGACTACCGCGAGAGCTGGCAACCCGCCGCCATGAGCCCTGCCGCGCTTGCAAAGGCGCAGGACATGGCCGCCAAGGTCGTCATGGCGCTGCAAGGCGATGGCCGCGGCTGGGGGCTCTACGGGGTGGAGTTCTTCGTTCGGGGCGAGGAGGTGATCTTCTCCGAGCTTTCCCCCCGCCCGCACGATACCGGCATGGTGACGCTCGCCTCGCAGGACCTGACCGAGTTCGACCTCCACGCCCGCGCGATCCTCGGGTTGCCGGTGCCGGAGAGCATCGCCGCGCGCCCTGCGGCCTCCGCCGTGATCCTTGCCGACCGTGACAGCGACGCCTTCGCTTTCGAGGGGCTGACCGACGCGCTCGCGCTGGGCGACACCGACGTGCGGATCTTCGGCAAGCCCGTTACCCGCCCTTACCGCCGCATGGGCGTGGCGCTGGCCCGCGCGGCCGACGCCCCCGCAGCGGTCGAGCTTGCCAAGCAGGCGGCGAGCGCGATGCAGATTGTCTATTCGCCGCCGGGCGACTAAGCGCGCCCTCCATGGAAACCTATCCCAAGACCGCCGCGCTCATGCAGCGCGGCACCGACTTCCTCGGCTGCGAGACCGCGATCCTGTGCGGCGCGATGAGCTGGGTGTCGGAGCGCAACCTCGTCGCCGCGATCAGCAACGCGGGCGGCTTCGGCGTGATCGCCTGCGGGGCGATGACCCCCGAGCTGCTCGACACCGAGATCGCCGCGACCAAGGCGCTCACCGACCGCCCCTTCGGCGTCAACCTCATCACCATGCACCCGGCGCTGTTCGATCTCATCGCAGTGTGCCGCAAGCATGGCGTGACCCACGTGGTGCTCGCGGGCGGCATCCCGCCCAAGGGCTCTGTCGAGGCGATCAAGGCCGATGACAGCGGCATCAAGGTGATCTGCTTCGCGCCCACCCTCGCCCTCGCCAAGAAGCTGCTGCGCTCCGGGGCGGACGCGCTGGTGATCGAGGGGATGGAAGC encodes:
- the purT gene encoding formate-dependent phosphoribosylglycinamide formyltransferase, translated to MSHIATILLLGSGELGREFVMSAKRLGARVIACDSYDDAPAMQVADGREVFSMLDGAALRAAAEKHSPDLIVPEIEAIRTEILADLEAEGFTIVPSARAAQLTMNRDAIRDLAAGELGLVTSQYDYAESYAEAQAIAERIGYPLVMKPVMSSSGKGQSKVDTPEALEAAWQYAVANMRGDRARVICEQFIAFDYEITLLTVRHAGGIAFCPPIGHRQERGDYRESWQPAAMSPAALAKAQDMAAKVVMALQGDGRGWGLYGVEFFVRGEEVIFSELSPRPHDTGMVTLASQDLTEFDLHARAILGLPVPESIAARPAASAVILADRDSDAFAFEGLTDALALGDTDVRIFGKPVTRPYRRMGVALARAADAPAAVELAKQAASAMQIVYSPPGD
- a CDS encoding GGDEF domain-containing protein; the encoded protein is MIRLDRQGFIIHASANISELGIDCSAALLLPHITDLAERDHAPFLGEHVAATLAGRGQTGWIEFPVIACPEHDTCRETGCQRWYALSLKPMLDEAGTPDGALCLMRSIQQLRSLEGELHARAITDPLTGLANRQAFCASLRRHLAHGGGQMIAVFAVDGMRALLMRYGQRTADEVVWGFAKFLETMALPGHELAQLDGERFAVLLPEMTSRGAREWAEDVVATFAGLAAPASAKAPQLTASAGLARVECTVDWTLREAELGLVLARAGGGRQVAVAGHRRAA